The Anastrepha ludens isolate Willacy chromosome X, idAnaLude1.1, whole genome shotgun sequence genome includes a window with the following:
- the LOC128869470 gene encoding uncharacterized protein LOC128869470: MTCNCVACQREVQAGNKPVHDKQVHWAPRDASQNILRQRDELRGSREEAEGAPGSLSGTERGDSPIRRRRRIHLRLHTSEGTPLRRPVGSSSEVGQTSAGARRRQRAVNRRRKRNASRRSRSGPEFPTARTTQQRPQRRRGANAGASTNRLPLASFATGEGTRQPQPLLREMAACLLSQATILARVVEELPSGASAAQQMGAPAAQRSTRPTRRRPRRQRTTAALGARSSNRNHSRSGRQNSSRRHHH; this comes from the coding sequence GTTCATTGGGCGCCGAGGGATGCCAGCCAAAATATACTGCGACAACGCGACGAACTTCGTGGGAGCAGAGAGGAAGCTGAGGGAGCTCCGGGAAGCCTTTCTGGCACAGAAAGAGGAGATTCTCCAATACGCCGCCGACGAAGGATTCATCTTCGCCTTCATACCTCCGAGGGCACCCCACTTCGGCGGCCTGTGGGAAGCAGCAGTGAAGTCGGCCAAACATCTGCTGGTGCGCGCCGTAGGCAACGCGCTGTTAACCGCCGAAGAAAGCGCAACGCTTCTCGTCGAAGTAGAAGCGGTCCTGAATTCCCGACCGCTCGCACCACTCAGCAACGACCCCAACGACGGCGAGGCGCTAACGCCGGCGCATCTACTAATCGGTTGCCCCTTGCGAGCTTTGCCACCGGAGAAGGTACCCGTCAACCTCAGCCGCTGCTTAGAGAGATGGCAGCTTGTTTGCTCTCTCAAGCAACAATTTTGGCGCGCGTGGTCGAAGAGCTACCTTCTGGAGCTTCAGCAGCGCAACAAATGGGTGCACCCGCAGCCCAACGTTCAACCAGGCCAACTCGTCGTCGTCCACGAAGACAACGTACCACCGCAGCATTGGGTGCTCGGTCGAGTAACCGCAACCATTCCCGGAGCGGACGGCAAAATTCGAGTCGCAGACATCACCACTAG